GCCCGTTGTGGGTTGAAGTCCAGCGCGTCACTGCCGGGGATATTCGGATCGAAGCCCGGCAATGAGCTCGCAGTGAAATCGCGTGCCGGACTGCGTGTTCCGTTGAAAATCTGTTGGCAGATCTGCGGACGGTTGATGGCTGCCGATATCGCCAGCCGGCGCAGTCTGCCCTCTTCGCCGCCGAAATGCGGGAGCCGCAGCGGAGTATCGAGCGATTGACTGACGGCCACCGGGCCCTTCACGGCATTGCCGCCCAGGTCGCGCTGATAGATGGTCAGCGCGCTGGACGGAATCGTATCCAGCACATCGAGATTGCCCGAGAGCAGGTCGGCGTATGCGGTGTCCAGGTTGGCGTAGAACTCGAATCGCAGGCCCTTGTTCCGGGGCATGCGGTTGCCGTGGTAGTCGGGGTTGGTCGCGAGGTCGATCTTGACGTTGTGTTCCCATGCCGGTTCGTCGGGATGGTCATCCAACTTGTAGGGACCGTCGCCCACCGGATGGCGGCCGAACGCCGCCATATCGCGAAACGCCGAGGCAGGCAACGGATAGAACGCGTTATGCCCCAGGCTCAGCATGAAGTCGATGGTCGGTGCCCGCAATCGCACGGTGAACTCGAGGTCGCTCACCACGCGCAGCCCGGACATGGTGGTCGGCCTGCCGTCGCCCGGGGCCTGCGACAACGCGTCGAATCCTTCGATCGGGCTGAAGAATTGCTGCTGCAGTTGGGCATTGGCGCCCAGAGCCCCGTAATTCCAGGCGTCGACGAACGAGTGGGCGGTCACCGCGGAGCCGTCGGTGAACTTCCAGCCGGGTTTGAGGACGATCCGGTAGTTGATGTTGTCGGCGGTGTCGATCGATTGCGCGACTTCCGGCGAGGGCCGCCCTGCCGCGTCGTACGACACCAGGCCGGCGAACAACCGGTCGAGGATGCGGCCGCCGTTGCTGTCGTTGGTGCCGGTCGGGATCAGCGGGTTGGGCGGCTCAGCGCCGTTGACCACCACCGCATCGGGCGTGAGCATTCCACCGCCACACCCGGCCAAACACGCGGCCACCACGGAGGCCACCAGGCAGGCCGCCGGCACCGCCCGCATCATCCGACGCACACCAGCGACCCTAGGGCGTGTCGCCGGCCTACGACGGCGGCACCGGCTCGATGACTACCTGGGTGACCGGGTGTACCTGCAACTTGCAGCTGTCGATCGCCGCCGCCACGATGACGGGCTCGGTCCCGCCGGGAGGAGTGACGCTCAGCTCGGTGTAGTTGGGGCACGGGTCGCCGCTGGCATTGACCGACATGCCCTCCACCACCGCCTCCGCGCGCTGCGACGGTGAGACCGTGACGGTGGGCAGCGAATCGACGCCGCTGGGCAGGCCTCCCATGTATCCACGCAGAGTGGGCTGCGCCGTGATGGGTGGCCCGCCACTGCCGGATTCGACCTTGGGGTAACCGGTGAGCGTGCAGGGCGGGGCACCGGGAGCCGCCGCGAAGATCAGCGTCACCGCGCGGTGGCCGACCGCCGCTTCGGGCCCGGCGGCGGTCACCGTGACCTGCTCGGCCGGGCAGGGCGCGGGGTCGGGCGGAGCAGCCCAGGCGGGCGGGGCGGTGAAGCTTGCCGCGGCGGACAGAACAGCCACTAACCGAAGTGCGGGTACCATGCCCCGAATTGTCCGGCAGATGGACGCCCGGTGACGAATCGAAGCCCACAGGTTTCCGCCGCGTCGCGGAGTTACGCTCACACCCGTGACCGCGACCGAAGAGGGACACCCCACGGCTTACCCACCTCCGACGCAGTTCGCCGAACAGGCCAACGCCCGGCCGGAGCTGTACGAACAGGCCGAAGAAGACAGGCTGGCGTTCTGGGCCGCGCAGGCCGACCGGCTGTCCTGGGCGACGCCGTACAGCGAGGTGCTGGACTGGTCGGACGCGCCGTTCGCCAGGTGGTTCGTCGGCGGCAAGCTCAACGTCGCCTACAACTGCGTGGACCGGCACGTGGAGGCCGGCAACGGTGACCGGGTCGCCATCCACTGGGAAGGCGAACCGCAGGACCACCGTCGCACCCTGACCTACGCGCAACTGCAGCAGGAAGTGTGCAAAGCGGCCAACGCGCTCACCGAACTGGGCCTGGTCGCCGGTGACCGCGTCGCCATCTACCTGCCGCTGATCCCCGAGGCGGTGATCGCGATGCTGGCCTGCGCGCGGTTGGGCATCATGCACAGCGTCGTGTTCGGCGGCTTCACCGCGCACGCCCTGCGGACGCGGATCGCCGACGCACAGGCCAAGTTGCTCATCACCGCCGACGGGCAGTTCCGCCGGGGCAAGCCGGCACCGTTGAAGGAGGCCGCCGACGAAGCCGTCTCGGTCGACGACAGTCCCGTCGAACATGTTCTGGTGGTGCGCCGCACCGGAATCGACGTCGCCTGGGACGACAACCGCGACCTTTGGTGGCACGACGTTGTGGACAACGCTTCGCCCGAGCACACCGCCGAGGCGTTCGACGCCGAGCAGCCGCTGTATCTGCTGTACACCTCGGGCACCACCGGCAAGCCCAAGGGCATCGTGCACACCAGCGGCGGTTACCTGACCCAGTGCGCGTACACGATGCACGCCATTTTCGACGTCAAGCCGGACAGCGACGTGTTCTGGTGCACCGCCGACATCGGCTGGGTCACCGGGCACACCTACGGGGTCTACGGTCCGCTGTCCAACGGCATCACCGAAGTGCTGTACGAGGGCACGCCCAACACCCCCAGCGAGCACCGGCACTTCGAGATCATCGAAAAGTACGGCGTGACAATCTATTACACCGCGCCAACGCTGATCAGAACCTTCATGAAGTGGGGCCGCGACATCCCCGACGCCCACGACCTGTCCAGTATCCGACTGCTCGGTTCGGTCGGCGAGATCATCAACCCCGAAGCGTGGCGGTGGTACCGCGACGTGATCGGCGGCGGCAGGGTGCCGGTGGTGGACACCTGGTGGCAGACCGAAACCGGCTCGGCGATGATCTCCCCTTTGCCCGGTGTCAGCGAGGTCAAACCGGGTTCGGCCATGACCCCGCTGCCCGGCATCTCCGCAAAGATCGTCGACGACCATGGCGACCCGTTGCCGCCGGACGCGGAGGGGGAAACCCACGTCACCGGTTACCTGGTGCTCGACCAGCCGTGGCCGTCGATGCTGCGCGGCATCTGGGGCGACCCGGAGCGCTACCGCAAGACCTATTGGTCCAAGTTCGCCGACAAGGGTTATTACTTCGCCGGCGACGGTGCCCGGTTCGATCCGGACGGCGCGATCTGGGTGCTGGGCCGCATCGACGACGTGATGAACATTTCCGGGCACCGCATCTCCACCGCGGAGGTGGAGTCGGCACTCGTCGGGCACCGCGGCGTGGCAGAGGCCGCGGTGGTGGGGGTAACCGACGACACCACCGGCCAGGCCATCTGCGCGTTCGTCGTGCTGCGCTCCAACTACGAGGTGAGCGAGGGCACCGTCGAGGAGTTGCGCGCCGAGGTGGCCCACGAGATCTCGCCCATCGCCAAGCCGCGCGAAGTGCACATCGTGCCGGAGT
This genomic stretch from Mycobacterium paragordonae harbors:
- a CDS encoding peptide ABC transporter substrate-binding protein, translated to MRRMMRAVPAACLVASVVAACLAGCGGGMLTPDAVVVNGAEPPNPLIPTGTNDSNGGRILDRLFAGLVSYDAAGRPSPEVAQSIDTADNINYRIVLKPGWKFTDGSAVTAHSFVDAWNYGALGANAQLQQQFFSPIEGFDALSQAPGDGRPTTMSGLRVVSDLEFTVRLRAPTIDFMLSLGHNAFYPLPASAFRDMAAFGRHPVGDGPYKLDDHPDEPAWEHNVKIDLATNPDYHGNRMPRNKGLRFEFYANLDTAYADLLSGNLDVLDTIPSSALTIYQRDLGGNAVKGPVAVSQSLDTPLRLPHFGGEEGRLRRLAISAAINRPQICQQIFNGTRSPARDFTASSLPGFDPNIPGSDALDFNPQRAQQLWAQANAISPWSGRYAIAYNADSGHQEWVDAVANSIKNVLGIDAVGAPQPTFAGFRTQITNRTIDSAFRAGWIGDFPSMIEFLAPLYATGAGSNDVGYSSREFDAALQAAEAAPDLHQADVLANVAQRILLRDMPAVPLWYYISVIGWSSQVSNVKPTWNGLPDYENIVKG
- a CDS encoding DUF4232 domain-containing protein, yielding MVPALRLVAVLSAAASFTAPPAWAAPPDPAPCPAEQVTVTAAGPEAAVGHRAVTLIFAAAPGAPPCTLTGYPKVESGSGGPPITAQPTLRGYMGGLPSGVDSLPTVTVSPSQRAEAVVEGMSVNASGDPCPNYTELSVTPPGGTEPVIVAAAIDSCKLQVHPVTQVVIEPVPPS
- the acs gene encoding acetate--CoA ligase, producing MTATEEGHPTAYPPPTQFAEQANARPELYEQAEEDRLAFWAAQADRLSWATPYSEVLDWSDAPFARWFVGGKLNVAYNCVDRHVEAGNGDRVAIHWEGEPQDHRRTLTYAQLQQEVCKAANALTELGLVAGDRVAIYLPLIPEAVIAMLACARLGIMHSVVFGGFTAHALRTRIADAQAKLLITADGQFRRGKPAPLKEAADEAVSVDDSPVEHVLVVRRTGIDVAWDDNRDLWWHDVVDNASPEHTAEAFDAEQPLYLLYTSGTTGKPKGIVHTSGGYLTQCAYTMHAIFDVKPDSDVFWCTADIGWVTGHTYGVYGPLSNGITEVLYEGTPNTPSEHRHFEIIEKYGVTIYYTAPTLIRTFMKWGRDIPDAHDLSSIRLLGSVGEIINPEAWRWYRDVIGGGRVPVVDTWWQTETGSAMISPLPGVSEVKPGSAMTPLPGISAKIVDDHGDPLPPDAEGETHVTGYLVLDQPWPSMLRGIWGDPERYRKTYWSKFADKGYYFAGDGARFDPDGAIWVLGRIDDVMNISGHRISTAEVESALVGHRGVAEAAVVGVTDDTTGQAICAFVVLRSNYEVSEGTVEELRAEVAHEISPIAKPREVHIVPELPKTRSGKIMRRLLRDVAENRDLGDTSTLLDPNVFDAIREAK